One genomic window of Synergistetes bacterium HGW-Synergistetes-1 includes the following:
- the pheT gene encoding phenylalanine--tRNA ligase subunit beta, whose product MKLSLNWIKKYVDLPEDLTMEKLSYDLTMCTVEVEDAVDLAESLGGLVVGKIITVEPHPDADKLRICTVDVGDMAPSTIVCGGINLVPGQLTVVAKPGAMVRWHGVGDPVEIKPAKLRGVMSYGMICSSGEIGLEELLPVSREAEIIDITELGAEPGSSAAEALGLNDIILEIDNKSLTNRPDLWGHYGMARELAAIYNRKLMPLEKVSLPEGSGDLGIVIENPDRCPRYAAITFKNIKNVPSPFELKSMIWRVGMRPINLPVDITNYVMLATGQPTHGFDKNHIKGNIHIRTAKEGEKLELLDGEILDLTTEDLVIADEKNPVALAGIMGGKLDSILEDTTEIILELANFTAMGVRRTAQRFDIRTEASSRFEKSVEPQRVDGAIAVAVNMFKEYFPKSEIVGFVDSYPLPLKKSEVDVPLSFLSRRLGKELTAEEVIMILDNLGFKTEAKNGMLHVTAPSWRSTGDISLPDDILEEVARLMGYENFDFIPPTVVLEKPINQRKVEMERSIREYLAFRCGMQEIFTYPWIEDEYIEASCADTDKMLCLSTPPSPDESRLRSTLIPGMMKGVFTNLRYFDSFRIFELTQVFTDQNYHSINDPAEQLPEMSRHLGGAFVGADPRFLFRQTKGTLEHMHRAVHMEPLSFAQVIKPQWADDKLWLNVMYRDEPIGCIGLISLRSARKAGMKRSMTVLFEIDVEKLVPLASRQNRYMRLPEYPCVDFDLSVVFDEKVTWAEIYETASKVELVKDVRFIDEYRGLQAGEGKKSVSFRTRICSDEGTLTSEKIEIITKQMMKKMSKKYGGDVRGA is encoded by the coding sequence ATGAAACTTTCACTTAACTGGATAAAAAAATATGTTGATCTTCCCGAAGATCTTACAATGGAGAAGCTTTCCTATGACCTGACGATGTGTACCGTTGAAGTCGAGGATGCAGTTGACCTTGCAGAGAGTCTTGGCGGACTTGTCGTAGGAAAGATAATCACAGTGGAGCCGCACCCCGATGCGGACAAACTCAGGATATGCACAGTAGACGTAGGCGACATGGCCCCAAGTACGATAGTATGCGGAGGGATCAACCTGGTCCCCGGTCAGCTTACAGTAGTTGCCAAACCGGGTGCCATGGTCCGCTGGCACGGAGTCGGCGACCCTGTCGAGATAAAGCCGGCTAAGCTCAGGGGCGTTATGAGCTATGGAATGATATGCTCATCAGGCGAAATAGGACTTGAAGAACTCTTGCCCGTGTCCCGCGAAGCGGAGATTATTGATATCACGGAACTGGGTGCTGAGCCCGGGAGTTCAGCAGCGGAGGCCCTTGGTCTAAACGACATCATACTCGAGATAGACAATAAGTCCCTCACAAACAGGCCTGATCTCTGGGGACACTATGGAATGGCGCGTGAACTTGCCGCTATTTACAACCGCAAACTTATGCCCCTTGAAAAAGTCAGTCTGCCTGAGGGGAGCGGTGATCTTGGAATAGTGATAGAAAACCCGGACAGATGCCCACGATACGCGGCTATTACTTTCAAAAACATCAAAAATGTCCCATCTCCCTTCGAGCTTAAGAGCATGATATGGCGCGTGGGCATGAGGCCGATAAATCTTCCCGTCGACATAACGAACTACGTGATGCTCGCAACGGGACAGCCAACCCATGGATTTGACAAAAACCACATCAAGGGCAATATCCATATCAGGACAGCCAAAGAGGGTGAGAAGCTCGAGCTGCTTGACGGTGAGATCCTCGACCTTACGACCGAGGACCTTGTCATCGCTGATGAGAAAAACCCTGTGGCTCTTGCCGGGATAATGGGAGGCAAGCTGGATTCGATCCTGGAGGATACAACAGAGATCATACTTGAGCTGGCGAACTTCACTGCGATGGGTGTCAGGCGTACGGCACAGAGATTTGACATACGCACGGAAGCCTCCTCGCGCTTTGAAAAGAGCGTAGAACCGCAGCGCGTTGATGGTGCCATAGCAGTAGCCGTAAATATGTTCAAAGAATACTTCCCGAAGTCCGAGATAGTGGGATTTGTGGATTCATATCCTCTCCCTCTAAAAAAATCCGAGGTAGACGTGCCTCTCTCGTTCCTTTCAAGGAGGTTGGGCAAGGAACTTACCGCGGAAGAAGTTATTATGATACTGGACAACCTCGGTTTCAAAACAGAGGCTAAGAACGGAATGCTCCACGTAACGGCTCCCTCATGGAGGTCGACCGGCGATATCTCGCTTCCGGATGACATCCTTGAAGAAGTCGCGAGACTCATGGGATACGAAAACTTTGATTTTATACCCCCGACTGTCGTACTTGAAAAACCGATCAACCAGAGAAAAGTCGAGATGGAACGCTCGATCAGAGAATACCTCGCTTTCAGGTGCGGCATGCAGGAAATATTTACCTATCCCTGGATAGAGGATGAATATATTGAGGCGTCATGCGCAGACACAGATAAAATGCTCTGCCTCAGCACACCTCCGTCACCTGACGAGAGCAGGCTTCGTTCCACGCTCATTCCGGGTATGATGAAAGGTGTATTCACTAACCTAAGGTATTTTGACAGCTTCCGTATATTCGAGCTTACCCAGGTCTTTACCGACCAAAATTATCATAGCATCAATGACCCTGCTGAGCAGCTCCCGGAAATGTCAAGGCATCTTGGCGGAGCCTTTGTGGGAGCCGACCCGAGGTTTTTATTCAGGCAGACCAAAGGAACGCTTGAGCACATGCACAGAGCGGTCCACATGGAGCCCCTCAGCTTTGCGCAGGTCATAAAACCGCAGTGGGCGGACGACAAGCTTTGGCTCAACGTCATGTATAGAGACGAGCCCATCGGCTGCATAGGACTCATTTCCCTCAGGTCAGCCCGCAAAGCAGGAATGAAAAGAAGTATGACCGTACTTTTTGAGATCGATGTCGAGAAGCTCGTGCCTCTCGCATCAAGACAAAACAGGTACATGCGCCTTCCGGAATATCCTTGCGTGGATTTTGACCTCTCTGTAGTCTTTGACGAAAAGGTCACATGGGCAGAGATCTACGAGACGGCCTCAAAGGTAGAACTTGTAAAAGATGTCCGTTTCATAGACGAATACCGCGGTTTGCAGGCGGGAGAGGGTAAAAAATCCGTCTCCTTCCGCACGAGGATATGCTCAGACGAAGGTACCCTTACGTCTGAAAAGATCGAGATTATCACAAAACAAATGATGAAGAAGATGTCAAAGAAGTACGGCGGAGATGTCCGCGGGGCATAA